From the genome of Deltaproteobacteria bacterium:
TTTGAAAAATGAGCAAGAATACGACCCGTTGCACGATCACCGGTTGGCGATGGCAGCCGCTGTTGCCAACGCATCAGGTGCACGTATCAGAATCTTGTATCCCAGTGTTGTCGATAAAAGCTTTCCAGAATTTTGGACGATTGTTGAACAAGGACAACGAAAATGAGACGCGTAGCTTTGATCGGACATCATGGCGTTGGCAAAAGTACATTTTTAACGAGGGTCTCATCGGCGCGATGACATTTTTAGCTTTCGGGAAACTTTCGCGCATGCGGCCGCGCAACGCCGTTCTTGGGAGAAAGTATGAGTTCGGCAAATAGTTTTGGCTCACGATTTATTTTAACAAGTTTTGGTGAAAGCCATGGGCTTGCCCTGGGTGCTGTCATTGATGGTATGCCTGCCGGTATCGAATGGAATGAATTACTTTTGCAGAAACAGCTTGAGCGTCGGCGTCCTGGGACGTCCAATATTGTTTCCGGCCGAAGTGAAGCTGACGATCCCGAAGTCCTCAGCGGCGTTTACAATGGAAAAACGCTTGGTACCCCAATCGCGATCATTATTCGAAATCGCGATGCTCGGTCCATTGATTACGAGGCTATCGCAAAAAATCCTCGAGTAGGACATGCCGATGATCTCTGGCGTGCAAAATTCGGCCATAGCGATCCCCGTGGTGGGGGGCGTTCATCTGGCCGAGAAACAGTTGCCCGCGTTATTGGCGGAGCTGTCGCCCTGATGCTTATAAAAGCTATCGCTCCAAAGATTTGTATTAAAGGTTTCGCAAGTCATATTGGACCATATTCCCTAGATGAAAAAGAAAAGGCTCTTGTCTCTAGTATAGAACCTGACGGTTTTATCGCGCGCTTTCCTTCTGAGAGCAAATGTAAGGATATCGAAAAGTTGTTGATCGAAGCTAAGACAAAAGGTCTAAGCTACGGCGGAGTTGCAGAGGTTTGGATAGATGGGCTACCCGCTCATCTTGGGCAGCCCGTTTTTCACAAATTGAAAGCAGACCTAGCCAGCGCATTTATGGGCGTCGGTGCGACCAGCTCCTTTGAGCTGGGTGACGGATTCGAAGCCACGAAGACAGAGGGTTCATTCTTTCACCGCTTGGGGCAAGCAGAAAGCTATGGCGGCATTCGTGGTGGGATCTCTACCGGTGAGCGTATCATCCTTCGCACTGGTTTCAAGCCGACATCGAGCGTGTTGAACGTAGCAAAAGTCGGACGTCATGATCCATGTATTGTTCCACGTGCCATTCCAGTTCTTGAAGCAATGGCGGCCCTTGTTTTGGCCGACCACATTTTGTGGGCGCGCCAGGATCAAATTAATCGGATTTAGATGAACCTAAGAAAAATATTTTTTGATACAGCTTACAATGAGATCTTGCCATCTGGAGCAACATTCATTTTTTGAAGAACAGTCTCAATGACCTCTTTGAATATCGGCGCCGCGTGCTCGTTGCCATGAGGATTGCGATCTATAGAATTTGTCGGATCAATAACTCCCACGTACACAACTAGCCGTGGGTGACGATTAAGTTTTGGATCGCAGCCCAGCTCCATACTTTTCCAGTCCTAGTGACAAACTTGGCTCGATTCAGTTCTAAATTTATTTGTTGAATCATCTGAAGGACGGGAAATTCTCAAGGGTCTTTTACACACTTCCCTTCGAAGTACCAGAATCCATAGTGCGGCAAAGCTGATTGCTTTCCCGGCTTGTGCGAACGCTGGTGAGTGGCTCGAGGGCGCCTACTGCACAGCTCAAGCCCGTTTCGCTCTACTTCGGATAGAACCTTGTTTTTTGAGAATCCAAATAGGAAGGCAATGCCTCTTAGAGAACGGCCATTTTCGTACTTTTCAGCTATGACCTAAGCGTCTGCGGCGGAAATGCGGGTCTTGATTTTAAAATAAACCTGTGCGAAATCAATGGGATAAAGTGACTCGACCAATGGACAACTAGGATCACCAATGCGAGTCGCTGCGGCCTCTGGCGCCGGGCCCAATGGCAACGAAAGAATTGCCAAAAAAAACATAAGGAATAAGGACGAAAAGCAAAATGCGAATTTCACTTATCAGCCTTCTAGTATTGATCTGTTCTTGTTCGACAACACCCAAAGGAGAAGTTCCGATGGAAATTCCATTTTCCTATGTGGAGCAAAGCTTTATATTGGTGCCCGTTAAAATTAACGACACGGTAACCGGAAAATTCGTGCTCGATACAGGAATTGGCGTAAATCTGATTTCGAAGTCCCTCTGTGAACAGCTAAAATGCAAAAGCGAAAGCAGCCATACCGGGAAACGAATGTCGGGCCAGGAACTTACAATTCCTATTTCTGAAGTAGAATCATTGTCCTTCGGAAGGATCCGCCAAACAAAAGTCCCGGTCGGAGTTTTCGATATGGAGCAGCTGATGCCCGGCGCCGGCGTTGACGGCTTCCTATCGATTGGATTTTTTATGGATGCGGCCTTCACGGTAAACTACAAAAATAATGTGATCACATTGGAAACCGAATCGATGCTCAAGAAGACTCAAATATCAGGCTCAACCATTCCAATAAGAATTGATCGCAAAGGGGTTTCCTCGTCGATTCACCTACCCCTGGTTTTGCCGAACGGAGAACAAATCTCAGCGGAAGTCGACACCGGAAGCCAAGCGCTGATTCTTGACGAAAGATACATGGCTGCGCTTGGAATTAAAGGAACCGACAAAGATGTGCGCCATAAGGAAGGAAAAGACGAAACAGGCCACATCTTCAACCGCTACTTCACGACGCTCAAAGGCGGCGTACATTTGCCGAAACACCCGGATCTGAAAGTCGATCCCATCAATGTCATGTTTCAAAAA
Proteins encoded in this window:
- a CDS encoding aspartyl protease family protein, which codes for MRISLISLLVLICSCSTTPKGEVPMEIPFSYVEQSFILVPVKINDTVTGKFVLDTGIGVNLISKSLCEQLKCKSESSHTGKRMSGQELTIPISEVESLSFGRIRQTKVPVGVFDMEQLMPGAGVDGFLSIGFFMDAAFTVNYKNNVITLETESMLKKTQISGSTIPIRIDRKGVSSSIHLPLVLPNGEQISAEVDTGSQALILDERYMAALGIKGTDKDVRHKEGKDETGHIFNRYFTTLKGGVHLPKHPDLKVDPINVMFQKIIYEGLVGHFFLREFDVTYDLKNSQMIFRKPANSL
- the aroC gene encoding chorismate synthase, producing MSSANSFGSRFILTSFGESHGLALGAVIDGMPAGIEWNELLLQKQLERRRPGTSNIVSGRSEADDPEVLSGVYNGKTLGTPIAIIIRNRDARSIDYEAIAKNPRVGHADDLWRAKFGHSDPRGGGRSSGRETVARVIGGAVALMLIKAIAPKICIKGFASHIGPYSLDEKEKALVSSIEPDGFIARFPSESKCKDIEKLLIEAKTKGLSYGGVAEVWIDGLPAHLGQPVFHKLKADLASAFMGVGATSSFELGDGFEATKTEGSFFHRLGQAESYGGIRGGISTGERIILRTGFKPTSSVLNVAKVGRHDPCIVPRAIPVLEAMAALVLADHILWARQDQINRI